The proteins below are encoded in one region of Vicinamibacterales bacterium:
- a CDS encoding IS1634 family transposase: MPRRSGAVHVVTTTREYNGKTYQTHLLRRSFREGARVRNETVGNLSHLPGHVIELIKRALHEEPVFAASELEIVHSVSHGDVEAVLTAMKRVDLAGLLGSKRGPERDLVLAMIAARILAPHTKLATTRWWHARTLAEDLGVQEATEDHLYAAMDWLLARQSAIETKLAGRHLSAGGLVLYDLTSSYMEGTTCPLAHYGHNRDGKRDKLQVNYGLVTDGRGCPVAVSVFDGNVADTKTLAPQVTRLRESFGIREVVLVGDRGMISDRAITDFREHDGLAWITALKTGQIRTLLEGGHLQLGLFDERNLFELRHPDHRDERLVACRNPELAKLRAHKRQELLEATERELTKVQRAVNAGRLHGRDQIGLRAGRVINKYKVAKHFTLTIEDRRFTFARRQARIEVEASLDGIYLIRTNVPASRMRAEDAVRNYKALSQVERAFRTLKTIDLHVRPVHHRTADRVRSHILLCMLAYYVEWHMRDAWRPLLFADEDQVAKVFRDPVAPARRSAEADQKAATHLTTEGRPVHSFRTLLDSLTTIVRNRCRARGQADNATFTVTTTPTPEQRHALTLLKEIAV; this comes from the coding sequence ATGCCGAGGCGAAGTGGCGCCGTCCATGTCGTCACGACCACGCGCGAGTACAACGGCAAGACCTACCAGACTCATTTGTTGCGCCGCAGCTTTCGGGAAGGGGCACGCGTCCGCAACGAAACCGTCGGCAACCTCTCGCATCTGCCCGGCCACGTCATCGAGCTGATCAAACGGGCGCTCCATGAGGAGCCGGTGTTTGCGGCCAGCGAGCTGGAGATCGTCCACTCCGTCAGCCACGGCGATGTCGAGGCGGTCCTCACGGCGATGAAGCGAGTGGATCTCGCGGGCCTGCTGGGGAGCAAACGCGGCCCTGAACGCGACCTCGTGCTCGCGATGATCGCGGCCCGCATCCTGGCGCCGCACACCAAGCTCGCGACCACACGCTGGTGGCACGCGCGCACCCTCGCCGAGGACCTGGGCGTGCAAGAGGCGACGGAAGACCATCTCTACGCGGCGATGGATTGGCTGCTGGCACGGCAATCAGCGATCGAGACGAAGCTAGCCGGGCGCCACCTCTCGGCCGGCGGCCTCGTGCTCTATGACTTGACCTCGAGCTACATGGAGGGCACGACGTGTCCGCTCGCGCACTACGGCCATAATCGTGACGGTAAGCGCGACAAACTGCAGGTCAACTACGGGCTGGTCACCGACGGACGCGGGTGCCCGGTGGCCGTCTCCGTTTTCGATGGCAACGTCGCGGACACGAAGACCCTGGCCCCCCAAGTCACGCGTCTGCGCGAGAGCTTCGGCATTCGTGAGGTCGTCCTGGTCGGCGACCGCGGGATGATTTCGGATCGGGCCATCACCGACTTTCGGGAGCACGATGGCTTGGCGTGGATCACGGCGCTCAAGACCGGGCAGATCCGCACGCTGCTCGAGGGCGGCCACCTGCAACTCGGGCTCTTTGATGAGCGGAATCTCTTCGAGCTCCGTCACCCGGACCACCGAGACGAACGCCTCGTCGCGTGTCGGAATCCCGAACTCGCGAAACTGCGCGCGCACAAACGGCAGGAACTCCTCGAGGCGACGGAACGCGAACTAACCAAGGTGCAACGGGCCGTCAATGCGGGGCGCCTGCACGGGCGGGATCAGATCGGCCTTCGTGCAGGCCGTGTCATCAACAAATACAAAGTCGCCAAGCACTTTACCCTGACCATCGAGGATCGGCGCTTCACGTTTGCCCGCCGTCAGGCGCGTATCGAGGTCGAGGCGTCGCTGGACGGGATCTATCTCATTCGCACGAATGTCCCGGCGAGCCGGATGAGGGCGGAGGACGCCGTCCGCAACTACAAAGCGCTCAGTCAGGTCGAACGGGCCTTTCGCACGCTGAAGACGATCGACCTCCACGTCCGGCCCGTCCATCACCGCACGGCGGACCGCGTGCGCAGTCACATCCTGCTGTGCATGCTCGCGTACTACGTCGAGTGGCACATGCGTGACGCTTGGCGGCCGTTGCTGTTTGCGGATGAAGACCAGGTCGCGAAAGTCTTTCGCGACCCCGTCGCCCCCGCCCGCCGCTCCGCGGAGGCCGACCAGAAAGCCGCGACCCATCTCACGACGGAGGGCCGGCCCGTCCACAGCTTCCGCACACTGCTCGACAGTCTCACGACCATCGTCCGGAACCGGTGTCGCGCGCGAGGCCAAGCCGATAACGCCACTTTCACGGTAACGACGACCCCGACGCCCGAGCAGCGTCACGCGCTCACGCTCTTGAAGGAAATCGCCGTGTAG